A single region of the Cereibacter sphaeroides 2.4.1 genome encodes:
- the thpR gene encoding RNA 2',3'-cyclic phosphodiesterase — protein sequence MIRAFVALDLPAEVRSALAVQQFLLPLPRKVEPESFHLTLLFLGEVPEPVLEAAHEEFETIVRPPFGLEVAGLGLFGGERPRAVWAGLRPSDPLARLQSRIERAARVAGIEPERRRFVPHVTLGRFAPPPPEERFRLERAVAEGASFRGGGFEVTRFVLYRSHLGPKGARYEELASYPLRGGAP from the coding sequence ATGATCCGCGCCTTCGTCGCCCTCGACCTGCCCGCCGAGGTGCGCTCGGCTCTGGCCGTCCAGCAGTTCCTGCTGCCGCTGCCGCGCAAGGTCGAGCCCGAGAGCTTCCATCTGACGCTCCTCTTTCTGGGCGAGGTGCCCGAGCCGGTGCTCGAAGCGGCCCACGAGGAGTTCGAGACCATCGTCCGGCCGCCCTTCGGGCTGGAGGTGGCGGGGCTCGGCCTGTTCGGCGGCGAGCGGCCCCGCGCCGTCTGGGCGGGCCTCCGGCCCTCGGACCCGCTCGCGCGCCTTCAGTCCAGGATCGAGCGCGCGGCGCGGGTTGCGGGGATCGAGCCCGAGCGCCGGCGCTTCGTGCCCCATGTCACCCTCGGCCGCTTCGCGCCGCCGCCCCCCGAGGAGCGCTTCCGCCTCGAACGGGCGGTGGCGGAGGGTGCCTCCTTCCGCGGCGGCGGCTTCGAGGTCACGCGCTTCGTCCTCTACCGCTCGCATCTGGGGCCGAAGGGGGCGCGCTACGAGGAGCTCGCCTCCTATCCGCTGCGCGGGGGCGCTCCTTAG
- a CDS encoding acetoin utilization protein AcuC: protein MTQTAAVAFPAAPLYIGSEIYRRSSYGGRHPLRVPRVSTVTDLGRALGWLPAASFRTAPRAKPAALTLWHDPAYVAALAAAEAGLAAPELLAAHGLGTLSNPVFPEMFRRPATGAGGVMLAAELLRGGGAIHVPGGGTHHGMRDRANGFCYLNDPVLGMLVLRRMGLRRIAYVDIDAHHPDGVEAAFAGDPEVLLISVHEEGRWPFTGALEDEGGGTCFNLPVPRGFNDTEMRAVLEELILPRLAAFRPEAVVLQCGADALEEDPLSRLSLSNNAHFEVVAALRPVAPRFLVLGGGGYNPWSVGRCWAGVWATLAGHEIPDRLPEAARAVLAGLDWGGGGRPPPAPPLIETLRDAPREGPVRPEIRERLARLARR, encoded by the coding sequence GTGACCCAGACCGCCGCCGTGGCCTTTCCGGCCGCGCCTCTCTACATCGGCTCCGAGATCTATCGCCGGTCGAGCTACGGTGGCAGGCATCCGCTGCGCGTGCCGCGGGTCTCGACCGTGACGGATCTCGGCCGCGCGCTCGGCTGGCTGCCGGCTGCCAGCTTCCGCACCGCGCCGCGGGCCAAGCCCGCCGCCCTCACCCTCTGGCACGATCCGGCCTATGTGGCGGCGTTGGCCGCGGCCGAGGCGGGGCTTGCCGCGCCCGAACTGCTGGCCGCCCACGGGCTCGGCACGCTCTCGAACCCGGTCTTTCCCGAGATGTTCCGCCGGCCCGCGACCGGCGCGGGGGGCGTCATGCTCGCGGCCGAACTGCTGCGCGGCGGCGGCGCGATCCATGTGCCGGGCGGAGGCACGCACCACGGGATGCGCGACCGGGCGAACGGCTTCTGCTATCTGAACGACCCGGTGCTGGGGATGCTGGTCCTGCGCCGGATGGGGCTCCGGCGCATCGCCTATGTCGATATCGACGCCCATCATCCCGACGGGGTGGAGGCGGCCTTCGCGGGCGATCCCGAGGTGCTCCTGATCTCGGTGCACGAGGAGGGGCGCTGGCCCTTCACCGGTGCGCTCGAGGACGAGGGCGGCGGCACCTGCTTCAACCTGCCGGTGCCGCGCGGGTTCAACGACACCGAGATGCGGGCGGTGCTCGAGGAGCTGATCCTGCCGCGGCTCGCCGCCTTCCGCCCCGAGGCTGTGGTGCTGCAATGCGGGGCCGATGCGCTGGAGGAGGATCCGCTGTCGCGGCTCTCCCTCTCGAACAACGCTCATTTCGAGGTGGTGGCGGCGCTGCGTCCGGTGGCGCCGCGCTTTCTCGTGCTGGGCGGCGGCGGCTACAACCCCTGGTCGGTCGGTCGCTGCTGGGCGGGCGTCTGGGCCACGCTGGCGGGCCACGAGATCCCCGACCGTCTGCCGGAGGCGGCGCGCGCGGTGCTGGCGGGCCTCGACTGGGGCGGGGGCGGGCGTCCTCCGCCGGCGCCCCCGCTGATCGAGACGCTGCGCGACGCGCCGCGGGAGGGGCCGGTGCGGCCGGAGATCCGGGAGAGGCTCGCCCGCCTCGCGCGGCGATGA
- a CDS encoding glutathione peroxidase, with amino-acid sequence MTVRPHLALAFACLAGPALAAGPPPVTFDSIDGGQIRLDELRTAGPVLVVNTASLCGFTPQYDDLQALWDRYRDAGLTVLAVPSNDFKQELDDAGAVRDFCATNFDLTLPMTTITPVTGAEAHPFYRWLAEEHGVEPRWNFHKVLIDRDGDLVASWSSPVRPTDREIVGRIEALLP; translated from the coding sequence CCCGCCCTCGCCGCGGGGCCGCCGCCGGTCACCTTCGACTCGATCGACGGCGGGCAGATCCGCCTCGACGAGCTGCGTACGGCAGGCCCGGTGCTGGTGGTGAACACGGCCTCGCTCTGCGGCTTCACCCCGCAATACGACGATCTTCAGGCGCTCTGGGATCGCTACCGCGACGCGGGGCTGACGGTCCTCGCCGTGCCGTCGAACGATTTCAAGCAGGAGCTGGACGATGCGGGCGCGGTGCGCGACTTCTGCGCCACCAACTTCGACCTGACACTGCCCATGACCACCATCACTCCGGTGACGGGGGCCGAGGCCCATCCCTTCTACCGCTGGCTCGCAGAGGAGCATGGGGTCGAGCCGCGCTGGAACTTCCACAAGGTTCTGATCGACCGTGACGGGGATCTGGTGGCGAGCTGGTCCTCGCCGGTGCGGCCGACGGACCGCGAGATCGTGGGCCGGATCGAGGCGCTCCTGCCGTGA